ACATCCCCTACGTGCCCAACAAGCGCGCCGGTGGTTTCTGCTTCGGTTCCAAGATCGCTCCGATCTTCTACAACACCATGGAAGATGCCGGCGCCCTGCCGATCGAATTCGACGTCTCCGAGATGGAAACTGGTGACGTGATCGACGTCTACGTGTACGACGGCAAGGTGTGCAAGCACGGCACCGACGACGTCATCACCACCTTCGAGCTGAAAACCCAGGTTCTGCTGGACGAAGTCCGCGCTGGTGGCCGGATCCCGCTGATCATTGGCCGCGGCCTCACCGACAAGGCACGCGCCGAACTTGGTCTGCCGCACTCGGATCTGTTCCGCAAGCCCGAGCAGCCGGTGGACACCAAGAAGGGTTACACCCTGGCGCAGAAGATGGTCGGCAAGGCATGTGGCGTAGAGGGCGTACGCCCTGGCACCTACTGCGAACCGAAGATGACTACCGTGGGTTCGCAGGACACCACGGGCCCGATGACCCGTGACGAACTGAAGGACCTGGCTTGCCTGGGCTTCTCTGCTGATCTGGTCATGCAATCGTTCTGTCACACCGCGGCTTACCCCAAGCCGATCGACGTGACCACGCACCACACGCTGCCTGACTTCATCCACAACCGTGGCGGCGTCGCGCTGCGCCCGGGTGACGGCATTATCCACAGCTGGTTGAACCGCATGCTGCTGCCCGACACTGTCGGTACCGGTGGCGACTCGCACACCCGTTTCCCAATGGGCATTTCCTTCCCGGCCGGTTCCGGTCTGGTCGCCTTCGCCGCTGCCACCGGCGTCATGCCGCTGGACATGCCGGAATCGGTTCTGGTGCGTTTCAAGGGTGAAATGCAGCCCGGCATCACGCTGCGCGATCTGGTGCATGCAATCCCCTACTACGCGATCCAGGAAGGTCACCTGACCGTCGAGAAGAAAGGCAAGAAGAACATCTTCTCCGGCCGTATTCTCGAGATCGAAGGTTTGGATCACCTGACCGCCGAGCAGGCATTCGAACTGTCCGACGCCTCCGCCGAGCGCTCCGCTGCCGGTTGCACCATCAACCTGAGCGAAGAGTCGGTTGCCGAGTACCTGAAGTCCAACATCGTCCTGCTGCGCTGGATGATCGCCAACGGCTATCAGGACCCGCGTACCCTGGAGCGCCGTGCTCAGGCCATGGAAGCCTGGCTGGCTGATCCCAAGCTGATGAAGGCCGACCCGGACGCCGAGTACGCTGCCATCATCGAAATCGATCTGAGCGAAGTGAAAGAGCCCGTTCTCTGCGCCCCGAACGATCCGGACGATGCGCGTCTGCTGTCTCAGGTAGCTGGCGAGAAGATCGACGAGGTCTTCATCGGTTCCTGCATGACCAACATCGGCCACTTCCGCGCGGCCGGCAAGCTGCTCGAGAAGAACAAGGGTGCCCTGCCGACTCGTCTGTGGCTGGCTCCGCCAACCAAGATGGATCAGTTCCAGCTGACCGAAGAAGGCTACTACGGCATCTACGGCAAGGCTGGTGCGCGCATGGAAATGCCAGGCTGCTCGCTGTGCATGGGTAACCAGGCACGTGTGGCTGCCAAGTCCACCGTCGTATCCACCTCCACACGGAACTTCCCGAACCGTCTGGGTGATGGCGCCGATGTGTACCTGGCTTCTGCCGAGCTGGCTTCGGTTGCATCGATTCTGGGTCGCCTGCCGACCGTTGAGGAATACATGGGCTATGCTGCAGAGCTCAACAGCATGTCCAGCGATATCTATCGCTACATGAACTTCAACGAAATCGAGTCGTACCAGAAGGCCGCAGCGTCCATCCCGGTCGCTCAGGTCTAAGCACCACGCAATATCGAAAAGCCCCGCCTCGTGCGGGGCTTTTTCGTTGGGGTCATCAGGTCGTTAGGGATATCTGCCTTGGCCCGCAGGCTCCGGACCCCAGATATGTGACTCGCATCAGCTTTTCCCGCACTCACCGTTGCGCTTCGTCTCTTCGGCCAACACACTCCGGCCCGCACGCCAATGTTCCGCTGTCGTTGGTTCTCCATCTTTGAGTTAAAGACCGGGATCTACCATGACACGGAAGTTTGTCTCCCGCCGGCGTCCGCTCGCCGGTGCCACCTTCGTTGAATACCTGATCGTCGTCAGCGCCCTGATTGTCGTCGGCGTCATCGCCTTTTCCAGCTTCGGCTCCAGCAGCCGCCAGCATGTTGGACATATCTCCAAGGAACTGGCTGGCATGCCCGCGTCGATGGACGGCGGCAGTGCCGGTGGTGGGGGTTCGGGTTGGCCTGGTTCCGGTGGCGGATCAGGCTCAGGGAGCGGCTCGGGTTCAGGAACGGATGCGGGCAGCGGCGATGCCGGCGGCTCGGGTGGGGGCTCCGGCACCGTGGGCGGCGGTACCGGTGGGGGCGCAGACGGTTCGGGCGGTGGCGCTGGTGGCGGCACCGCATGGGATGATTTGCTCGGGGGCGGCAGTGGCGGCGGGCTCGATGGCGTGGGCGGTGGCGGCTCCTCCGGCTTCAACCCCGGCGGCGATCTGGGCGGCGGTATGGCCTGCTCGGTCGACACGGGTAATGATCAGAACGCCTCCCCCGCCGGCGGCAGCCCACCGACCTACACCCTGGTCGGCAACCCGATCAACATCGCGACTGGCAACAAGTACCAGCAGGAAGTCGATTACCAGGGCTCGGGTGAGTTTCCCCTCGCGTTCATCCGCGCCTACAACAGCCACGCCACCGACGAAGCCGGCAGCCTCGGCTCGGGCTGGCAGCACAACTACGAGCGGCGTATCACTGCTCACGATGACGGCCGCATGCGCGTGGTGCGTGAGGATGGCCGCCGGCACTATTTCCGCCAGGATGGCCAGCGCTGGATCGCCACCGACAACAACGTCGACACGTTTGAAGGGGTGTATCGCCAGGACGAGTTGCTCGGTTGGACCTACCGCCCCGGCACCGGTGGCGCCGAGCAGTACGATGCCCAGGGCCGCCTGCTGAGTATCGAGCACGTGCATGGACAGCGTCAGCAGCTTGAGTACAACGAAGAGGGCCAGCTGGCGAGCGTCAGCGATGCCTATGGCCAGCGCGTGCGCTTTCAGTACTCCGGCCAGCGTCTGGTGCGGGTCGATACGCCCGATGGTCAGGCGCTGCAGTTCGGGTATGACACCTTCAACGGTAATCTGCTCACCGTCACCCAGGGCAAACCGGGGCTGCTCGACCGGCTGCGTCGCTCGACACTGGACGGCCCGGCCCGCACCTACCATTACGAAGACACGGACTTCCCACACTACCTGACCGGCATCACCGATGAAGCCGGCCGCCGCTACGCCACCTGGGCCTATGACAACCTGGGCCGGGCGGTGCTGTCCGAGCACGGCCAAGGCGTGGAGCGCATCACGGTTGAGTATCTGGCCAACAAGACCTTCATCACCAACGCAGCCGGCAAGACCGCGACCTATCACCTGATCGAGCAAAAGGGCGTCAAACGCCTCAGTCGCATCGAGGGCGATGCCACCCCCTACTGCCCCGAGACCCAGCAGCGGCATATCTATGCCGACACCGGTTATCTGACCGCCGCCATCGATGCCGAAGGCCGCGCCACGCTGATGGAGCGTAACGAGCGGGGGCTGATCACCGAGCTGACCCAGGGCGTGTTGTGGCAGAACCAAGCGCCGGTGCTACAACCGGAGAGCCAGCGCATCGTCAGCGAATGGCACCCGCACAAGCCGCTGGTGACGCGCCGCACCTATTACAGTCTGGACGATGACCAGCAGTGGCAGCCCCAGCGCGAGACCTTCACGCACTATGACCAGCAGGACCGCCCGGAGGTCTACACCGAGGTCAACCTGAGCACCCAGCAGGTGCCCTACGCCACCCACGGTGACAGTCGCAGCTGGACCTACCAGTACAGCTATCATGACGATGCCAACACGCACCTGGCGCGCATCCGCATTACCGATCCGCGCAAAGCTCAGACCCAGTTGGATTACGACAAGCAGGGTCAGATGGTTCGTGTGACCAACGCTCTCGGCCACGTTACCCGCTATGACAACCACACCGCCCAGGGTCGCCCCGGCCGCATCACCGACCCCAACGGCCTGATCACCCAGCTGACCTACAACGACCGTGGCTGGCTGACCGGGATCAAACGCATCGGCAGCCATACCAGCCAGATGCAGATCGAGTATCTGGCCAACGGCCTGCCCTCTACCCTGCACCGGGAAAACGGTGACAGCCTGACGGTTACCTACAACGATGCCCGCCAGGTCACCAGCCTGACCAACAGCCTGGGCGAGCACATCGCCGTCACACCCAACGCCGTCAGTGGCGCCTGGGAAACGCTGTCGATTCAGAACGAAGAAGGTCAGGACGTGCTGGTCAAGCAGCGTCAGCTCGACGAGCTGGGCCGGGTCATTGCGCTGCTGGGCAATGCCGGCCAGCAGACCCGCGTGCAGTATGACAAGGCCGGCCTGCCGATCCGTATCGAGCAGCAGGCTGGCGAGGAACCCACCGGCCTGCTGACCACCGTGCAACAGTACGATGCCCTGGCGCGTCTGACCCAGACCCGCGACCCGGCCGACGGCCAGACCCAGTTCGGCTACGGCCCGACTGGGCAGCTCGACACCGTGATCGCCGCCAACCAGGCGACCACCCGCTACACCCGCGATGGGCTGGGACGGCTGCTGCAACTGGACAGCCCCGACACCGGTATCCAGATCCATCACTACGATGACGCCGGCCAGCTCAGCCGCACCCACCGTCCGGACCAGCCAGACCAGGACGTCCGCTACCACTACGATGCGCTCGGTCGCCTCACTCGCATCCAGTACAGCGATCCAGGCGAAGACATCACCTACACCTACGATCAGAACGACGAAGCTCATGGCGCTGGCATCGGTCGAGTGACCCGCATCACCAGCCGCCACAGCCAGATCGACTACCGCTACGATGCCCACGGCAACCTACTGGTCGATGCCCGGAAGATAAAGGTGGGTGGGCACACCCATGAGCAAACGATCACTTACAGCTACACGAACGGCAACCAACTGGCGTCGATCACCTACCCCAACGGCCAGACCGTTCGGTACGACTATGAGAACGGCCGCCACAGCCAGGTCACGCTGGGAACCGAGCAAACCGATACCCCGCTGATTACCGACATCACCCACCGCCCCTTCGGCAGCATGGACAGCTGGACCTATGGCAACGGCCTGACCCAGACGCTGGAGCATGACCTGGATGGCCGCATCACTGCGGTCAACGTTCAAAACGAAAACAACGAAGCCGTCTGGCAGCAGGCTTACGAGTATGACCGACTGAACAACATCACCGGCATCGAGCGCAGCGAAGGCCAACGGACTTACCAGCAGCAGTTCGGCTACGACCTGCTGCAGAGGCTGATCATGGATCAGGGTCCCTACGGGCAGCAGCGCTTCGACTATGACGAAGTCGGCAATCGACTGACCCAGCGCTACACCAGAAGCGACGAGAACCACATCGGCGAGCCGGACGAAGCAAAAGAAGAGCTAACCAGGTACTTCTACGCACCCGCCAGCAACCGGCTGCTCGGCACCAATGAAAAAGACATCGTTCTTGACGCAGTCGGCAACACGCTACTGGAGCGCAACGACACGATCCGCAGCTACGACTATAACGCCCAGAACCGCATCAGCGCGTATCGGGAGAACGGCCGACTGAAGGCCCGCTACCACTACAACGCGCTTGGCCAACGCATCCACAAGGCGGTACTGCAGCCGGACGGCGGCGAGGCGCATACCCTCTTCCACTACGATCAGCAGGGTCAACTGCTGGGCGAGACCCGCCTGCAGATCAGCGGAGCGTCAGATCACGAGCAAGCGGCGAACACCCAGAACATCGTCTGGCTCCAACTGCGGCCATTGGTAGCGATCGACACTAACCGATACGAAGCCTCTAACATCGCCTGGCTTCATAGCGATCACTTGCTCACGCCGCGGACCGCGACCGATTTGAATCAAGCGATCATCTGGAGATGGGGTAGTGATGCTTTTGGCGCCGTAAGAGGGGAAAGTCTAAGCTCCCCACAAGAACTTCAGTTATCCCTATATCTAAGATTCCCGGGGCAGTACTTTGATAAAGAGACGGGGTTGCACTACAACTACTATAGGGACTATGACCCGGCGGCAGGAAGGTATCTACAGAGCGATCCGATTGGGTTGCGGGGTGGACTCAACACATTTTCTTACGTTAGCGGCAATCCACTGACATTTTTGGATCCGCTGGGCTTAGCGCGGTTTGGGTTTAGACCATTAGAAGGGCAAGAACAACTCTATGACGCTCCCGACGGGAGCAGTAATCATCATTTTGCTCATGAGCAGTTATGGTTTGATGACATTCCCAATGAGAATGTTGGTTTTTTCTCTGGTGATGGAGAAGGTTTCGGGCCAGTGGTGTGCGGCGAATTCGGCAACGTCAGAAGTGATGAAGGACATACACGAGATGAATATGATTTTATTGGGCCTACGTACGACGACGATATTATGCGTCAAGCTCTAAATAACATTCGAGACGACTGGAATGGCAGCACATACTGCCTTGCAGGGCGCAACTGTCAACATTTTTCTGAGGCACTGAGAGTTGAATACGATCGCATTATCAACCCACCCCAGTGTCGGATGACTCGGAGAGGCCTACGGTGCAACTGATTTCTTTCGAGGCATTAAAGCGAAGTAAAAAAAGGAGATTGATAGGGATTTCGATACTGTTATTTCCAATAATCCCTGCGCTTTTAATGAGGCTTGATTCATCTTATGGTTTGATATGGGCGTTTTTGGATACAATCTATTATTCTCCGTTATCCAGCTTAATCGGGAGCCCATTTTTTTTTCGCACTGAGATCGGTTTCATGCCAAGCATACTGGGTCGACTACTTACCTTTTTAATATATGCATTTATTTTGTCGTTCGTCATGCGAATGAGTCACAAAACATCAAATCAGCCAAGCAACTCAAAAAAGACCTGAGATATGTTTTACGCATGCTTCTTCCAAAAATAATGTTGATTTACGTCGCACCCAGTATTACAGAATATTGGGCCTCTATGAGTCATCAGATAGGGATGCGCGTCGCGGTTGCGGGCACCATATTATTCGCACCTTTCGCTTTAGGAGCATTATTAAACTGGCTGAATTTCCAACCAGTCGGATTTATAGCTAGCCATTTATCCGCAGATGGTAATTTTCGGTCCTGCCGATTATCTAGTCAGCAGCAGAACCGCGGGTATCGGGGTGTCACTCCTTTTTTGGACAGGCGTTTTCTGGACGTCGCTAGTCATAGCCAAAAAACAGAG
Above is a window of Halopseudomonas nanhaiensis DNA encoding:
- the acnB gene encoding bifunctional aconitate hydratase 2/2-methylisocitrate dehydratase encodes the protein MLEAYRKHVAERAAQGIVPQPLNAEQTAGLVDLLKNPPAGEEEFLLDLLTNRVPPGVDEAAYVKAGFLSAVAKGEATSPLLTKQRAVELLGTMQGGYNIATMVELLDDQELAPFAAVELKHTLLMFDAFHDVAERAKNGNAHAQGVLQSWADGEWFVNKPAVPEKLSLTVFKVPGETNTDDLSPAPDAWSRPDIPLHALAMLKMARDGIVPDEQGAIGPLKQIEEVRSKGFPVAYVGDVVGTGSSRKSATNSVLWFFGDDIPYVPNKRAGGFCFGSKIAPIFYNTMEDAGALPIEFDVSEMETGDVIDVYVYDGKVCKHGTDDVITTFELKTQVLLDEVRAGGRIPLIIGRGLTDKARAELGLPHSDLFRKPEQPVDTKKGYTLAQKMVGKACGVEGVRPGTYCEPKMTTVGSQDTTGPMTRDELKDLACLGFSADLVMQSFCHTAAYPKPIDVTTHHTLPDFIHNRGGVALRPGDGIIHSWLNRMLLPDTVGTGGDSHTRFPMGISFPAGSGLVAFAAATGVMPLDMPESVLVRFKGEMQPGITLRDLVHAIPYYAIQEGHLTVEKKGKKNIFSGRILEIEGLDHLTAEQAFELSDASAERSAAGCTINLSEESVAEYLKSNIVLLRWMIANGYQDPRTLERRAQAMEAWLADPKLMKADPDAEYAAIIEIDLSEVKEPVLCAPNDPDDARLLSQVAGEKIDEVFIGSCMTNIGHFRAAGKLLEKNKGALPTRLWLAPPTKMDQFQLTEEGYYGIYGKAGARMEMPGCSLCMGNQARVAAKSTVVSTSTRNFPNRLGDGADVYLASAELASVASILGRLPTVEEYMGYAAELNSMSSDIYRYMNFNEIESYQKAAASIPVAQV
- a CDS encoding DUF6531 domain-containing protein translates to MTRKFVSRRRPLAGATFVEYLIVVSALIVVGVIAFSSFGSSSRQHVGHISKELAGMPASMDGGSAGGGGSGWPGSGGGSGSGSGSGSGTDAGSGDAGGSGGGSGTVGGGTGGGADGSGGGAGGGTAWDDLLGGGSGGGLDGVGGGGSSGFNPGGDLGGGMACSVDTGNDQNASPAGGSPPTYTLVGNPINIATGNKYQQEVDYQGSGEFPLAFIRAYNSHATDEAGSLGSGWQHNYERRITAHDDGRMRVVREDGRRHYFRQDGQRWIATDNNVDTFEGVYRQDELLGWTYRPGTGGAEQYDAQGRLLSIEHVHGQRQQLEYNEEGQLASVSDAYGQRVRFQYSGQRLVRVDTPDGQALQFGYDTFNGNLLTVTQGKPGLLDRLRRSTLDGPARTYHYEDTDFPHYLTGITDEAGRRYATWAYDNLGRAVLSEHGQGVERITVEYLANKTFITNAAGKTATYHLIEQKGVKRLSRIEGDATPYCPETQQRHIYADTGYLTAAIDAEGRATLMERNERGLITELTQGVLWQNQAPVLQPESQRIVSEWHPHKPLVTRRTYYSLDDDQQWQPQRETFTHYDQQDRPEVYTEVNLSTQQVPYATHGDSRSWTYQYSYHDDANTHLARIRITDPRKAQTQLDYDKQGQMVRVTNALGHVTRYDNHTAQGRPGRITDPNGLITQLTYNDRGWLTGIKRIGSHTSQMQIEYLANGLPSTLHRENGDSLTVTYNDARQVTSLTNSLGEHIAVTPNAVSGAWETLSIQNEEGQDVLVKQRQLDELGRVIALLGNAGQQTRVQYDKAGLPIRIEQQAGEEPTGLLTTVQQYDALARLTQTRDPADGQTQFGYGPTGQLDTVIAANQATTRYTRDGLGRLLQLDSPDTGIQIHHYDDAGQLSRTHRPDQPDQDVRYHYDALGRLTRIQYSDPGEDITYTYDQNDEAHGAGIGRVTRITSRHSQIDYRYDAHGNLLVDARKIKVGGHTHEQTITYSYTNGNQLASITYPNGQTVRYDYENGRHSQVTLGTEQTDTPLITDITHRPFGSMDSWTYGNGLTQTLEHDLDGRITAVNVQNENNEAVWQQAYEYDRLNNITGIERSEGQRTYQQQFGYDLLQRLIMDQGPYGQQRFDYDEVGNRLTQRYTRSDENHIGEPDEAKEELTRYFYAPASNRLLGTNEKDIVLDAVGNTLLERNDTIRSYDYNAQNRISAYRENGRLKARYHYNALGQRIHKAVLQPDGGEAHTLFHYDQQGQLLGETRLQISGASDHEQAANTQNIVWLQLRPLVAIDTNRYEASNIAWLHSDHLLTPRTATDLNQAIIWRWGSDAFGAVRGESLSSPQELQLSLYLRFPGQYFDKETGLHYNYYRDYDPAAGRYLQSDPIGLRGGLNTFSYVSGNPLTFLDPLGLARFGFRPLEGQEQLYDAPDGSSNHHFAHEQLWFDDIPNENVGFFSGDGEGFGPVVCGEFGNVRSDEGHTRDEYDFIGPTYDDDIMRQALNNIRDDWNGSTYCLAGRNCQHFSEALRVEYDRIINPPQCRMTRRGLRCN